The Halogeometricum borinquense DSM 11551 genome window below encodes:
- the paaA gene encoding 1,2-phenylacetyl-CoA epoxidase subunit PaaA: MDLETVKERAGPREFSPKDDMPEEYRKAATRMIQFHANSEIMGAYLERPFIRKAPSLERKLAFSAKVQDELGHGQLLYRAAESLGIKTREEMLDELAEGKGKFLNCFHYPMESWIETPMIGFFVDGAAMRRQATLKSSSWEPYAHAMDKVCFEEGFHVKHGESILRELSQGTKKQQEQLQEAFEMWWPRIIQFFGPTDDKSTHHDFAAEVGLKQNTNDELRKAFLNMYLPKVEKYGLELPEYPRIEYDEDTGEYTVNEDDLDWDEFFQIAKNEYEPGVGQIDSRKRTQEAVAWVRETMDEYEANTGGVTPATAD, translated from the coding sequence ATGGACCTCGAAACCGTCAAAGAGCGGGCAGGACCACGGGAGTTCTCCCCGAAAGACGACATGCCGGAGGAGTACCGCAAGGCGGCGACGCGGATGATTCAGTTCCACGCGAACTCCGAGATAATGGGCGCGTACCTCGAACGCCCGTTCATCCGAAAGGCACCGAGTCTGGAGCGCAAACTCGCGTTCTCGGCGAAGGTACAGGACGAACTCGGCCACGGGCAACTTCTGTATCGGGCCGCCGAAAGCCTCGGCATCAAGACGCGCGAGGAGATGCTGGATGAACTCGCAGAAGGGAAAGGCAAGTTCCTGAACTGTTTCCACTACCCGATGGAGTCGTGGATCGAGACGCCGATGATCGGGTTCTTCGTTGACGGCGCGGCGATGCGCCGACAGGCGACGCTGAAATCCTCCAGTTGGGAACCGTACGCTCACGCCATGGACAAGGTGTGTTTCGAGGAAGGATTCCACGTCAAACACGGCGAGAGCATCCTCCGAGAACTCTCGCAGGGGACGAAAAAGCAACAAGAACAGTTGCAGGAGGCCTTCGAGATGTGGTGGCCGCGAATCATCCAGTTCTTCGGCCCGACGGACGACAAGTCCACGCACCACGACTTCGCGGCCGAAGTCGGCTTAAAGCAGAACACCAACGACGAACTCCGGAAGGCGTTCCTCAACATGTACCTGCCGAAGGTCGAAAAGTACGGTCTCGAACTGCCCGAGTATCCGCGCATCGAGTACGACGAGGACACGGGCGAGTACACGGTGAACGAGGACGACTTAGACTGGGACGAGTTCTTCCAGATTGCGAAGAACGAGTACGAACCCGGCGTGGGACAGATCGATTCGCGCAAGCGTACCCAAGAGGCGGTCGCGTGGGTGCGCGAAACGATGGACGAGTACGAGGCAAACACCGGCGGCGTGACGCCCGCCACGGCGGACTAA
- the paaB gene encoding 1,2-phenylacetyl-CoA epoxidase subunit PaaB encodes MIWEVFRQEKKGDYHQHCGNVHAPDREMALLFAQVQHARRKPTNSLWVVPKDEIGEVDAEHAKFGGTTDKSYRWAMTFNTGSVAEEVADSEHEQAEAEKGRGES; translated from the coding sequence ATGATCTGGGAAGTATTCCGACAGGAGAAAAAAGGCGACTATCACCAACACTGCGGGAACGTCCACGCGCCGGACCGCGAGATGGCACTCCTGTTCGCGCAGGTGCAACACGCCCGACGCAAGCCGACGAACAGCCTGTGGGTCGTTCCGAAAGACGAGATTGGCGAAGTAGACGCCGAGCATGCGAAGTTCGGCGGGACGACTGACAAGTCCTACCGGTGGGCGATGACGTTCAACACCGGCTCCGTCGCCGAGGAAGTGGCCGACTCCGAACACGAACAGGCGGAAGCCGAGAAAGGACGAGGTGAGAGCTAA
- the paaC gene encoding 1,2-phenylacetyl-CoA epoxidase subunit PaaC — MSVESLSGPADLTDKEQEAIELLLRRMADDEFVLAERYTEWQVRAPTIESDISIANIAQDELGHARLWYDLLEDFGYTEPDLLWERDPETFRHSTLVELPFEEGDWADCIVRSYFYDEAEHLRMTALEKSSYPRIRDRVEKVLGEEGYHREHSMNWLRRLVSSDEGRRRVQAATDRLFPYALTFFEPAADAPEAEAAIDELGVRTRTLADMREEWLETVTETMTEIGIDLRTPEIDDEGNVSADALPEHLGRDGDHTDHWQVLFDDFTEAYREMGLHEATRLMKDPDDE; from the coding sequence ATGTCCGTCGAATCGCTCTCCGGGCCGGCGGACCTCACGGACAAAGAACAGGAGGCCATCGAACTCCTGCTTCGCCGCATGGCGGACGACGAGTTCGTCCTCGCGGAACGCTACACCGAGTGGCAGGTTCGCGCACCGACCATCGAGTCCGATATCTCCATCGCAAACATCGCACAGGACGAACTCGGCCACGCGCGCCTGTGGTACGACCTGTTGGAGGACTTCGGCTACACCGAACCGGACCTGCTCTGGGAACGCGACCCGGAGACGTTCCGTCACTCGACCCTCGTTGAACTCCCGTTCGAGGAGGGAGACTGGGCGGACTGCATCGTCCGGTCGTACTTCTACGACGAAGCGGAGCATCTGCGCATGACGGCCCTCGAGAAGTCGTCGTACCCGCGAATCCGTGACCGCGTAGAGAAAGTTCTCGGTGAGGAGGGCTATCACCGCGAACACTCGATGAACTGGCTTCGCCGCCTCGTCAGCAGCGACGAGGGCCGCCGTCGCGTCCAAGCGGCGACGGACCGCCTGTTCCCCTACGCGCTGACGTTCTTCGAACCCGCGGCCGACGCTCCCGAAGCGGAGGCGGCTATCGACGAACTCGGAGTTCGGACGCGAACGCTCGCAGACATGCGCGAAGAGTGGCTAGAGACAGTGACAGAGACGATGACCGAGATAGGAATCGACCTCCGCACACCCGAGATAGATGACGAGGGGAACGTCAGTGCTGACGCGCTTCCCGAACATCTCGGTCGCGACGGCGACCACACCGATCACTGGCAGGTCCTGTTCGACGATTTCACCGAGGCGTACCGCGAGATGGGACTGCACGAGGCGACGCGACTCATGAAGGATCCCGACGATGAGTAG
- the paaD gene encoding 1,2-phenylacetyl-CoA epoxidase subunit PaaD, which translates to MSSEFNDDGGAKYCAYTDYSEGKNVDGFPATGEGADGIERAVWDALYSVEDPEMPISIVDLGLIYAVGVDVEAGEARIDMTLTYTGCPARDMLEDDIREAVLAVEGIKDVMLNLVWSPAWSVEMVTEAGKQDLREFGLSI; encoded by the coding sequence ATGAGTAGTGAATTCAACGACGACGGCGGGGCAAAATACTGCGCGTACACCGATTACTCGGAGGGGAAGAACGTAGACGGCTTCCCCGCGACGGGTGAGGGAGCAGACGGTATCGAACGCGCCGTGTGGGACGCTCTCTACTCCGTCGAGGACCCGGAGATGCCCATCAGCATCGTCGATTTGGGGCTCATCTACGCCGTCGGCGTTGACGTCGAGGCGGGCGAAGCGCGAATCGACATGACGCTCACGTACACCGGATGTCCCGCGCGGGACATGCTCGAAGACGATATCCGTGAAGCCGTCCTCGCTGTCGAGGGAATCAAAGACGTGATGCTCAACCTTGTCTGGAGTCCTGCGTGGTCCGTCGAGATGGTGACCGAAGCGGGCAAACAAGACCTCCGAGAGTTCGGACTGAGTATCTAA
- the paaE gene encoding 1,2-phenylacetyl-CoA epoxidase subunit PaaE: MRGLDPSVNTSGKDETAECPYCGGTNTEREHPKGPSLCRSMHYCNDCEEPFEKFG; this comes from the coding sequence ATGAGAGGACTCGACCCGAGCGTAAACACCAGTGGAAAGGATGAGACGGCCGAGTGTCCGTACTGCGGCGGGACGAACACTGAACGAGAACATCCGAAGGGACCCTCGCTCTGCCGGTCGATGCATTACTGCAACGACTGCGAAGAACCGTTCGAGAAGTTCGGCTAG
- a CDS encoding aldehyde dehydrogenase family protein yields MEYSGPSELYVDGAWTDAVSGETLQTFDPATETEYATVALAGEEDVRRAVDAASRAAERGSEWTELDPAERGAALRRMADAIEERKDEITLVESHDNGKTPFEAGMEVQMVIDTFRYFAGWTDKLTGEHNPVPGDRLNYTTREPLGVTGHIVPWNYPFQLAGRSLAPALACGNTAVVKPSSQTPLSALYYGLAAEEAGLPDGVVNVIPGSGSEAGAALAEHDDVAHVAFTGSTEIGKRVMADAAQNVTGVTLELGGKGPHLVFPEADLGAAAKGIHYGIFMNAGQMCWAGSRLLVHEDVADDLVERVVEGAESTPLGSGIDDDGRMGPVVSEDQREQILDYIQTGVDEGATVACGGGVPEDKESGYFVEPTVLTDVTNDMTVAREEIFGPVLSVIEFSDEEEAIELANDSPYGLLSGIWTEQLSRAHRVADALDYGMVSVNEYPVTFPQTPFGGTKESGNGREQGLEAVREYTQTKNVNVKLD; encoded by the coding sequence ATGGAATACAGCGGCCCCTCTGAGCTGTACGTGGATGGAGCGTGGACCGACGCGGTATCGGGCGAGACGCTTCAGACGTTCGACCCGGCGACCGAAACCGAGTACGCGACTGTCGCGTTGGCGGGCGAAGAAGACGTTCGCCGCGCTGTCGATGCGGCGTCCCGTGCGGCCGAGCGCGGGAGTGAGTGGACTGAACTTGATCCCGCCGAACGCGGCGCGGCGCTTCGACGGATGGCCGACGCCATCGAGGAGCGCAAAGACGAAATCACCCTCGTTGAGTCGCACGACAACGGCAAGACGCCGTTCGAGGCTGGCATGGAAGTCCAGATGGTGATCGACACCTTCCGGTACTTCGCTGGCTGGACGGACAAACTGACCGGCGAACACAACCCCGTTCCCGGCGACCGACTGAACTACACGACGCGCGAACCGCTCGGCGTCACGGGGCACATCGTCCCGTGGAACTACCCGTTCCAACTCGCCGGTCGTTCGCTCGCGCCTGCACTCGCCTGTGGGAACACTGCTGTCGTAAAGCCGTCGAGCCAGACCCCGCTCTCGGCGCTCTACTACGGTCTCGCCGCCGAGGAAGCGGGCCTGCCCGACGGTGTCGTCAACGTTATCCCCGGGTCCGGATCCGAAGCGGGTGCTGCACTCGCAGAACACGACGACGTAGCGCACGTCGCATTCACAGGCAGTACGGAAATCGGAAAGCGCGTCATGGCCGATGCGGCGCAGAACGTCACCGGCGTCACGCTCGAACTCGGTGGAAAAGGCCCGCATCTGGTGTTCCCCGAAGCTGATCTCGGTGCCGCGGCAAAGGGCATCCACTACGGCATCTTCATGAACGCCGGGCAGATGTGCTGGGCCGGATCGCGCCTTCTCGTCCACGAGGACGTGGCCGACGACCTCGTCGAACGCGTCGTCGAGGGTGCTGAATCGACTCCGCTCGGATCCGGTATCGACGACGACGGCCGGATGGGTCCGGTCGTCAGCGAAGACCAGCGTGAGCAGATTCTCGATTACATCCAGACCGGCGTCGATGAGGGCGCGACCGTCGCCTGCGGCGGCGGCGTCCCCGAGGACAAAGAATCCGGCTACTTTGTCGAACCGACTGTCCTCACCGACGTGACGAACGACATGACTGTCGCCCGTGAGGAGATCTTCGGCCCGGTCCTCTCAGTCATCGAGTTCTCCGACGAGGAGGAAGCAATCGAACTCGCTAACGACTCGCCGTACGGTCTGCTGTCGGGCATCTGGACCGAGCAACTCTCCCGCGCGCACCGCGTTGCTGACGCTCTCGACTACGGGATGGTCAGCGTCAACGAGTATCCGGTAACGTTCCCCCAGACGCCGTTCGGCGGCACGAAAGAGAGCGGAAACGGCCGCGAACAGGGTCTCGAAGCTGTCCGCGAGTACACACAGACGAAGAACGTGAACGTCAAACTCGACTGA
- a CDS encoding PaaI family thioesterase, with amino-acid sequence MDVEEFFESMPFAQLLGVEVTEVADGHAEGRIEMREELSWNSDRVMAHGGVAFTLADTVGGAALVSEVDQPVPTIDMRIDYLNAGTGDLYAEADVVRVGGDVGTVDVDVYATDDDTLVAQARGVYKTG; translated from the coding sequence ATGGACGTAGAGGAGTTCTTCGAGTCGATGCCGTTCGCCCAGCTACTCGGTGTAGAAGTGACTGAAGTGGCGGACGGACACGCTGAAGGTCGTATCGAGATGCGCGAGGAGCTGTCGTGGAACAGCGACCGGGTGATGGCGCACGGCGGCGTCGCTTTCACGCTTGCCGATACGGTGGGCGGCGCGGCCCTCGTGAGCGAAGTCGATCAGCCGGTGCCGACGATAGACATGCGTATCGACTACCTGAACGCCGGGACGGGCGACCTGTACGCCGAGGCTGATGTGGTCCGCGTCGGCGGCGATGTCGGAACGGTCGATGTAGACGTGTACGCGACTGATGACGACACGCTCGTCGCCCAAGCGCGCGGCGTCTACAAGACGGGGTAA
- the paaK gene encoding phenylacetate--CoA ligase PaaK: MTDSGADVTRLPRTELRERQNSRLQETVRHAYENVSFYRDRLAAAGVTPDDVTSVDDLTKLPFTTKEDFRDNYPTDLFAVDMEALVRIHASSGTTGKPKIVGYTENDLARWQEVMCRGFEAAGLDTSDTLQNAYGYGLFTGGLGFHDGATAMGMAVVPVGGGQTQRQVELLSDLEATAICLTPSYALYLAETAAEMGYDPAELPVETVLYGAEPCTEPMRAEIEDRLGATAVENYGLSEIIGPGVAAECRAQTGMHIWEDQFYPEVIDPQTGDPVGEGEEGELVLTTLTKEALPVLRYRTGDMTTLEYDTCDCGRTMVRMDSVTGRTDDLLIVRGVNVYPSEIESVVLEFDGVAPHYRIDLSREGTMDRLELTVELAEEFDGDRSALRKSLLDRLSNVLSLEPDKLDLVAPGAIERTEVGKVQRVYDRR; encoded by the coding sequence ATGACCGATAGCGGTGCCGACGTGACGCGTCTTCCGCGGACGGAGTTACGAGAGAGACAGAACTCCCGGTTGCAAGAGACAGTCAGACACGCGTACGAGAACGTCTCCTTCTACCGTGACCGACTCGCTGCGGCGGGCGTAACTCCTGACGACGTAACGAGCGTGGACGACCTCACAAAACTACCGTTCACGACGAAGGAGGACTTCCGCGACAACTACCCGACAGACCTGTTTGCCGTCGATATGGAGGCGCTGGTCCGAATTCACGCTTCCTCGGGTACGACGGGGAAGCCGAAAATCGTCGGGTATACTGAAAACGACTTGGCGCGCTGGCAGGAGGTGATGTGTCGTGGATTCGAGGCGGCGGGACTGGATACCTCCGACACCTTGCAGAACGCCTACGGTTACGGTCTCTTCACCGGCGGTCTCGGCTTTCACGACGGGGCGACGGCGATGGGGATGGCTGTCGTCCCGGTCGGTGGCGGTCAGACCCAGCGACAGGTCGAACTGCTCTCCGACTTGGAGGCGACGGCCATCTGTCTCACTCCCTCGTACGCGCTCTACCTCGCGGAGACGGCCGCGGAGATGGGATACGATCCGGCGGAACTCCCCGTCGAGACGGTTCTGTACGGTGCGGAACCATGTACGGAACCGATGCGTGCGGAGATAGAGGATCGACTAGGTGCGACAGCCGTGGAAAACTACGGTCTTTCGGAGATTATCGGTCCCGGTGTGGCGGCAGAATGCCGCGCCCAGACGGGGATGCATATCTGGGAGGACCAGTTCTACCCCGAAGTCATAGACCCCCAGACGGGCGATCCCGTCGGGGAGGGTGAGGAAGGTGAACTCGTCTTGACCACGCTGACTAAAGAGGCGCTTCCCGTCCTACGCTACCGAACGGGCGATATGACGACGCTTGAGTACGACACGTGTGACTGCGGCCGGACGATGGTACGGATGGATTCTGTGACCGGCCGAACGGATGATTTGCTCATCGTCCGCGGCGTCAACGTCTATCCCAGTGAGATAGAGTCCGTCGTGCTGGAGTTCGACGGAGTGGCACCGCACTACCGAATCGACCTCTCGCGGGAGGGGACGATGGACCGTCTCGAACTGACGGTCGAACTTGCCGAGGAGTTCGACGGCGACCGGTCGGCTTTGCGGAAGTCGTTGCTCGACCGCCTCTCGAACGTGTTGTCGCTCGAACCGGACAAACTCGACTTGGTCGCCCCCGGAGCGATTGAGCGAACCGAGGTCGGGAAAGTTCAGCGCGTCTACGACCGTCGCTGA
- a CDS encoding ABC transporter ATP-binding protein, which translates to MSDPLLSVRGLVSGYGSTRVLQGVDIDVPSGSVVTLIGRNGVGKTTTLRTIHGSVAPTEGSVMFDGTDITDYSPEQTAREGIALVPEDRRVFPGLTVRENVEIGRIGGRRDTTKPAVEEIISEFENLRRHRESNGSALSGGEQQMLAIARALVSAPDLLMLDEPTEGLAPSIVQQVQRKIASLNDEGVTILLVEQNVQVALDTADYVYILDKGQVVHEGSADDVAANDDVLDRYLGVSAVE; encoded by the coding sequence GTGAGCGACCCGCTGCTTTCCGTCCGCGGCCTCGTGTCAGGGTACGGTTCGACGCGCGTCCTCCAAGGAGTCGATATCGACGTGCCGTCGGGATCAGTTGTGACGCTCATCGGGCGGAACGGCGTTGGCAAGACGACGACGCTCCGAACCATCCACGGTTCTGTTGCGCCCACTGAGGGGTCGGTGATGTTCGACGGTACCGATATCACCGACTACTCGCCGGAACAGACGGCCCGAGAAGGAATCGCTCTCGTCCCGGAGGACCGCCGCGTCTTTCCCGGTCTTACGGTGCGGGAGAACGTCGAAATCGGTCGCATCGGTGGCCGCCGAGATACGACAAAACCGGCTGTCGAGGAGATCATTTCCGAGTTCGAGAACTTACGCCGGCACCGCGAAAGTAACGGATCCGCTCTGTCCGGCGGCGAACAGCAGATGCTCGCTATCGCGCGGGCACTCGTCTCCGCACCGGACCTCCTGATGCTCGACGAACCGACCGAGGGACTCGCACCCTCTATCGTCCAGCAGGTCCAGCGGAAAATCGCATCGCTGAACGACGAGGGTGTCACCATCCTGCTGGTCGAACAGAACGTGCAGGTCGCACTCGACACCGCCGACTACGTCTACATCCTCGACAAAGGGCAGGTCGTCCACGAGGGATCTGCGGACGACGTGGCCGCAAACGACGACGTACTCGACCGCTACCTCGGCGTCTCAGCTGTCGAGTAG
- a CDS encoding ABC transporter ATP-binding protein encodes MNDPILSTENLTKKFGSLVAVDDVNLDIERGEFRSLIGPNGAGKTTTFNLLTGAMRPSNGSVRFDGEDVTTLAPHQRVRRGLARSFQITNVFNGLTVRENVRLAAQAARDDGFTPSEEYLNDAQAFDDVNEHTERVLDRSGLLGRGGEMADVLAYGDKRRLEIAIVLATDPEMVLLDEPTAGMSAEETRATMDLIDDVLSDRTLLLIEHDIDLVMRVSDRITVLHRGSILAEGSPDEIADNDDVREAYFGGVEA; translated from the coding sequence ATGAATGATCCAATCCTTTCGACAGAGAATCTGACGAAGAAATTTGGGAGTCTCGTCGCTGTTGACGACGTGAATCTCGATATCGAACGCGGCGAGTTCCGCAGTCTCATCGGCCCGAACGGCGCGGGGAAGACGACGACGTTCAACCTCCTCACCGGTGCGATGCGACCGTCGAACGGGTCGGTCCGATTCGACGGCGAGGACGTGACGACGCTCGCACCACACCAACGCGTCCGGCGTGGACTCGCCCGCTCGTTCCAGATTACGAACGTCTTCAACGGACTCACCGTCCGCGAAAACGTCCGACTCGCCGCGCAGGCGGCACGAGACGACGGCTTCACGCCGAGCGAGGAGTATCTCAACGACGCGCAGGCGTTCGACGACGTGAACGAACACACAGAGCGCGTCCTCGACCGGTCTGGACTCCTCGGCCGCGGCGGCGAGATGGCTGACGTTCTCGCCTACGGCGACAAGCGCCGTCTCGAAATCGCTATCGTCCTCGCTACGGACCCCGAGATGGTCCTCTTGGACGAACCGACGGCCGGCATGTCCGCAGAGGAGACGCGCGCGACGATGGACCTCATCGACGACGTTCTCTCGGACCGAACGCTCCTCCTCATCGAGCACGATATCGACCTCGTGATGCGCGTCTCGGATCGGATCACTGTCCTGCACCGCGGGTCCATCCTCGCAGAGGGGAGCCCCGACGAGATCGCCGACAACGACGACGTTCGTGAAGCGTACTTCGGAGGTGTCGAGGCGTGA
- a CDS encoding ABC transporter permease: MSVATAVAEQVLNGLTVGMVYVLLAAGLSIIFGVMDVINFAHGELFALGAYFAFAIAAPLGGAGFWVALVAAPLLVAVVGMGIERLAVRRLYGRDPLYHILLTFGLVLIINDLITAVWGKAAKPFPIPAALDQPVTLLGFTYSLYNYGIVIFGAMLAIGTWLLLNRTKFGMIIRAGSQDREMVRNLGINVDTYYTLTFGFGAALAGVAGIVLGAFQNVSPTMGNSVIIPAFVIVVLGGLGSFRGAVVGGLFVGVVQTLARTYTPFLEGLIVFLLMIAVLLVRPNGLFGSAVEESHEGALLHGSGGGVLSPAARKKLGYAVVTALAVVPLFAELTGITYAVTLLEDMLIWALFALSLDLVLGYAGLVSLGHALFYGVGAYAAVLSLMHVTPSVFVALAVAIIVCAAIAWVIGYLSIRVSGVFFAMITLAFAQLFYNAVFKFKWTGGSDGLFGVDTFYGLAGVGIDLSAFELAFGPVILDGGLVRYYFLVLVVVGGYLLARRLIRAPFGTVLQAIRESEERASFVGYDVTAYKRRAFVVSGGLAGLAGGLFAANNGYVAPSFLHWIHSGEVIVMTVLGGMGTLYGPMLGAGVFVAFEDILSSYIDQWQLVIGTLFVLFVIFVPRGLVSLPRTVLDHPVVESALERRRPATTETEAEHE, encoded by the coding sequence ATGTCCGTCGCTACCGCAGTCGCAGAGCAGGTACTCAACGGTCTCACTGTCGGGATGGTGTACGTCCTGTTAGCCGCCGGTTTGTCTATTATCTTCGGCGTGATGGACGTGATCAACTTCGCACACGGCGAACTGTTCGCGCTCGGCGCGTACTTCGCGTTCGCCATCGCCGCGCCGCTCGGTGGCGCGGGCTTTTGGGTCGCACTCGTCGCCGCGCCCCTCCTCGTCGCCGTGGTCGGGATGGGAATCGAACGGTTAGCGGTGCGGCGACTCTACGGCAGAGACCCGCTGTACCACATCCTCCTCACGTTCGGATTAGTTCTCATCATTAACGACCTCATCACGGCTGTCTGGGGGAAGGCCGCCAAGCCGTTTCCGATCCCGGCGGCGCTCGACCAACCGGTTACCCTGCTCGGCTTCACGTACTCGCTGTACAACTACGGCATCGTCATCTTCGGAGCGATGCTCGCTATCGGGACGTGGCTGCTCTTGAATCGGACGAAGTTCGGGATGATAATCCGTGCTGGGTCACAGGACCGCGAGATGGTCCGTAACCTCGGTATCAACGTGGATACGTACTACACGCTCACGTTCGGATTCGGCGCGGCCCTCGCTGGCGTCGCGGGTATCGTCCTCGGTGCGTTCCAGAACGTCAGTCCGACGATGGGCAACTCGGTCATCATCCCGGCGTTCGTCATCGTCGTTCTCGGCGGATTGGGTTCGTTCCGTGGTGCCGTCGTCGGCGGGTTGTTCGTCGGCGTCGTTCAGACGCTCGCTCGAACCTACACGCCGTTCTTGGAGGGACTCATCGTCTTCCTGTTGATGATTGCGGTCCTCCTCGTCCGCCCGAACGGCCTGTTCGGGTCCGCGGTGGAGGAGAGCCACGAAGGCGCGTTGTTGCACGGGTCTGGCGGCGGCGTCCTCTCCCCTGCGGCGCGGAAGAAACTCGGCTACGCGGTCGTCACCGCGCTCGCGGTCGTTCCCCTGTTTGCTGAGTTGACGGGCATCACGTACGCCGTCACGCTGTTGGAGGACATGCTCATCTGGGCGCTGTTCGCGCTGAGCCTGGACCTCGTTCTCGGCTACGCGGGGTTGGTTTCGCTCGGCCACGCGCTGTTCTACGGCGTCGGCGCGTACGCGGCGGTGCTGTCGCTCATGCACGTTACGCCGTCCGTGTTCGTCGCTCTCGCCGTCGCCATCATCGTTTGCGCCGCCATCGCGTGGGTCATCGGCTACCTCTCGATCCGCGTCTCGGGCGTCTTCTTCGCCATGATCACGCTCGCGTTCGCCCAACTGTTCTACAACGCCGTGTTCAAATTCAAGTGGACCGGCGGATCGGACGGTTTGTTCGGCGTCGATACGTTCTACGGACTTGCGGGCGTCGGTATCGACCTCTCGGCGTTCGAACTCGCTTTCGGTCCAGTCATCCTCGATGGCGGACTCGTCCGCTACTACTTCCTCGTTCTCGTTGTGGTGGGCGGCTACCTCCTTGCGCGCCGCCTCATTCGAGCACCGTTCGGCACAGTGTTGCAGGCGATCCGCGAGAGCGAGGAACGCGCCTCGTTCGTCGGCTACGACGTGACGGCGTACAAGCGCCGCGCGTTCGTCGTCAGTGGTGGTCTCGCGGGCCTTGCGGGTGGCCTGTTCGCGGCCAACAACGGGTACGTCGCGCCGTCGTTCCTCCATTGGATACACTCGGGCGAGGTCATCGTAATGACCGTCCTCGGCGGCATGGGGACGCTCTACGGGCCGATGCTCGGCGCGGGCGTCTTCGTCGCTTTCGAGGACATCCTCTCGTCGTACATCGACCAGTGGCAGTTAGTCATCGGAACGCTGTTCGTCCTGTTCGTTATCTTCGTCCCGCGCGGCCTCGTGTCGCTTCCACGGACAGTCCTTGATCACCCCGTCGTCGAATCGGCGCTCGAACGCCGTCGGCCGGCGACGACCGAAACGGAGGCAGAACATGAATGA